The following proteins come from a genomic window of Aspergillus oryzae RIB40 DNA, chromosome 4:
- a CDS encoding uncharacterized protein (predicted protein) translates to MFASRTSSRSICFPLGAAKTISDISSSQPKVIEMPSRTTSSLLESRWAPRPEETKRSSSTPRGQNHTRGPNHPPPSQELARFMKIVGRLKWKLPFLAEGYRLATLPADSGVDVAHAEIMFKIDFFEYYALLERAIVHLLGVFGVTVTGAITRSQSTPRLGRNRSIAAMHRYHANVLDTLERESCPLHSVLGTGNVREQLRKAKELRNRWKTADMSKEEAEKDSFHRPEESAMPLESYDFDHILSEIFVGLEDGLALAREQVARVENGTGNALSGDSEADWDFIVDAMDWEAV, encoded by the exons ATGTTCGCAAGCAGGACCAGTTCGCGATCAAT CTGTTTTCCGCTCGGCGCCGCAAAGACCATCTCTGACATCAGTTCCAGCCAGCCAAAGGTTATCGAAATGCCATCGAGGACCACGTCCAGTCTACTCGAATCACGATGGGCCCCTCGTCCAGAAGAAACGAAACGGTCATCGTCTACGCCCCGAGGGCAGAATCATACCCGAGGGCCGAACCACCCACCTCCCTCGCAGGAACTGGCCCGCTTCATGAAAATTGTCGGGCGATTAAAGTGGAAATTACCCTTTCTGGCGGAGGGTTACCGCCTGGCTACGCTACCCGCTGACAGTGGTGTTGATGTCGCGCATGCCGAGATCATGTTTAAGATTGATTTCTTCGAGTACTATGCGCTTCTGGAGCGGGCAATCGTGCATTTACTCGGCGTTTTCGGCGTGACGGTCACTGGTGCTATTACTAGATCGCAATCGACTCCGAGGCTTGGGCGAAATAGGTCCATTGCGGCTATGCATCGGTATCATGCCAATGTCCTGGACACACTAGAGAGGGAGAGCTGTCCATTGCATTCTGTTCTCGGCACTGGAAACGTACGCGAGCAGTTGAGGAAAGCGAAGGAACTTCGCAATCGGTGGAAGACAGCCGACATGTCGAAAGAAGAGGCGGAGAAAGATTCGTTCCATCGACCGGAGGAGAGTGCAATGCCGCTCGAAAGCTATGATTTCGACCATATCCTATCAGAAATCTTTGTCGGTTTGGAAGACGGACTTGCACTGGCTCGGGAGCAGGTCGCTAGGGTCGAGAACGGTACTGGTAACGCCTTGTCGGGCGATTCGGAAGCAGATTGGGATTTTATTGTCGATGCTATGGATTGGGAGGCTGTGTGA
- a CDS encoding uncharacterized protein (predicted protein), which produces MSLDKLPNEILCLLPFYIDNIETFTNAASSCRRLRDCLYTALPNTILRLAAASAPTFFSPHPHFLVAATARQVSDWALGDETRTLALREAFQGGIDSLYEFCLQHAGLTLEDIRRTHLARFSIINPLSDKIDKMAGRQWFATPNFWNGGVSEPYTIYTEADRATFQMIIYGELFGRSMDAFLQPEKNLPYFDIRTRIDYFTYCLPDWVCSSYPGFARLATGPYAPHLERPSEGDQVALHHILHCGRWRRMWAAAIRSVLGGDDAFTDEDEEDEHWRKRMLRNALQSQGLEGMQLVTLPVDKIDNEYVQKVRKMKQQIDQLNEPPRVEMLGKGALTPVSFAPDPPHDVEIPCRNMWGPWTFNPDAASDTDSEEESDPDWELNFEVIEQ; this is translated from the coding sequence ATGAGTCTCGACAAACTCCCCAATGAAatcctttgtcttctccCCTTCTACATCGATAACATCGAGACGTTTACCAacgcagcatcatcatgtcGCCGACTCCGTGATTGTTTATACACAGCACTCCCCAACACCATACTGCGGCTAGCCGCCGCCTCGGCCCCTacattcttttctccccaccCGCATTTCCTCGTCGCTGCCACAGCCCGCCAAGTCAGTGACTGGGCATTAGGGGATGAAACTCGCACATTAGCCCTCCGCGAAGCCTTCCAAGGTGGAATCGACAGCCTCTATGAATTCTGCCTCCAACATGCAGGCCTAACATTAGAAGACATTCGAAGAACACATCTAGCCCGGTTCTCCATCATTAACCCCCTCTCGGACAAGATCGACAAGATGGCCGGTAGACAGTGGTTCGCCACGCCAAACTTCTGGAATGGCGGGGTGAGCGAACCCTACACCATCTACACGGAGGCAGACCGCGCCACCTTCCAAATGATCATATACGGGGAGTTGTTTGGGCGGAGTATGGACGCCTTCTTACAGCCGGAAAAGAATCTCCCCTATTTCGATATACGAACACGGATCGACTACTTCACCTATTGTCTCCCAGATTGGGTTTGTTCTAGTTATCCCGGGTTTGCAAGGTTGGCGACCGGTCCGTATGCGCCGCACCTGGAAAGGCCGAGCGAAGGAGACCAAGTAGCCTTGCATCATATCCTGCATTGTGGTCGATGGCGACGCATGTGGGCTGCTGCCATTCGGTCGGTTCTGGGAGGTGACGATGCTTTTactgatgaggatgaggaagatgagcactggaggaagaggatgttaCGTAATGCGTTGCAGAGTCAGGGGCTTGAGGGGATGCAACTAGTGACGTTGCCTGTGGACAAGATAGACAATGAATATGTACAAAAGgtgaggaagatgaagcagcAGATCGATCAGTTGAATGAGCCTCCCCGGGTCGAAATGCTGGGTAAGGGAGCGCTTACTCCCGTCTCATTTGCTCCTGACCCTCCCCATGATGTTGAGATTCCATGTAGGAATATGTGGGGGCCATGGACATTCAATCCAGATGCAGCGTCGGATACGGACTCGGAAGAAGAGTCGGATCCAGATTGGGAGTTGAACTTTGAAGTGATTGAACAATGA
- a CDS encoding deoxyribodipyrimidine photo-lyase PHR1 (deoxyribodipyrimidine photolyase): MKGALSVIGLSRVAFLYSFPLSSRARSTLTPTIIRNMPQKRKPSQNGTRENGTNSTSDTNKRGKSDLSSPHPNSRQAEEFGIVLRQFYPPEMSNERCQAYNDGTLERPMETLNRVCEETVDARLSIRPNAAVVHWFKSDLRLHDNRALRKAYEVAREHSIPLIALYILSPEDLTAHLSSPARVDLTLRTLEQLKLDLGELDIPLHMETQESRRDIPQRIIHLCQEWGANHLFANIEYEVDELRREAKLVRLCVENGIAFDVLHDTCVVPPGLLSSQQGKQYAVYSPWFRSWQMFLMDNPEHLEVSEEPGSNPGNARKVFKDLFASEVPGAPNNKRLSDEEREHFRQLYPAGEHEGLDRLESFLEEKATAYDDMRNSLSKQTTSVLSPYFASGSLSARTAVAKAKKANKNQLDRNELGFVSWISEVAWRDFYKHVLVRWPFICMNKCFKPEFTDLEWEYNMDYFNAWCEGRTGFPIVDAAMRQMKSSAWMHNRSRMIVASFLSKDLLIDWRRGERYFMEHLIDGDFASNHGGWGFGSSTGVDPQPYFRIFSPLRQSERFDPDGDYIRRWVPELREIEGSAIHDPYDRGAGDLAEKNGYPRPIVDHATRRALALDRYKKAAGGKSR; this comes from the exons ATGAAAGGAGCTCTCTCAGTAATTGGCCTTTCACGCGTTGCGTTCCTTTactcctttcctctctcgtCGCGAGCTCGATCTACGCTGACCCCTACAATCATTCGCAACATGCCACAAAAGCGCAAACCATCGCAAAACGGTACCAGGGAAAATGGAACCAACAGCACCTCAGATACTAACAAGCGGGGCAAATCCGATCTATCATCACCGCATCCCAATTCGCGACAAGCGGAAGAATTTGGAATAGTCTTGCGACAATTCTACCCGCCCGAAATGAGCAACGAGCGGTGCCAAGCCTACAACGACGGAACGCTGGAACGGCCAATGGAGACATTGAATAGGGTCTGTGAAGAAACAGTAGATGCCCGTCTATCGATTCGGCCAAATGCGGCCGTGGTGCATTGGTTCAAGTCCGATCTGCGATTGCATGATAATCGCGCTTTACGGAAGGCATATGAGGTTGCACGCGAACATTCCATCCCTCTTATCGCGCTCTACATTCTCTCACCGGAGGATCTCACGGCGCATTTAAGCAGTCCTGCACGGGTAGATTTGACGTTGAGGACGTTGGAGCAACTGAAGCTGGACTTGGGCGAGTTGGATATTCCCTTGCATATGGAAACGCAGGAGAGCCGGAGGGATATCCCGCAGCGCATTATTCATCTATGTCAAGAGTGGGGTGCCAATCACCTTTTTGCAAATATTGAGTACGAAGTTGATGAGCTTCGGCGAGAGGCAAAGTTGGTCCGGCTGTGCGTCGAGAACGGCATCGCCTTTGATGTGCTCCATGACACCTGCGTTGTTCCTCCAGGGTTACTCAGTAGTCAACAGGGAAAACAGTATGCTGTGTACAGTCCATGGTTTCGCTCCTGGCAGATGTTTCTTATGGATAATCCGGAGCATCTCGAAGTGTCGGAAGAACCTGGCTCTAATCCTGGGAATGCTCGGAAAGTCTTCAAGGACCTTTTCGCAAGCGAGGTCCCCGGAGCACCGAATAACAAGCGATTGTCcgatgaagaaagggaacACTTTCGTCAACTATATCCAGCGGGAGAGCACGAGGGTTTAGATCGCCTAGAAAGCTttctggaagagaaagccaCGGCTTACGATGATATGCGGAACTCACTATCTAAGCAGACCACATCAGTTCTAAGTCCGTACTTTGCCTCTGGATCATTGAGTGCTAGAACTGCGGTGGCTAAAGCtaagaaagcaaacaaaaacCAACTGGACCGAAATGAGCTTGGCTTTGTATCTTGGATCAGTGAGGTGGCATGGAGGGACTTTTACAAACACGTGTTGGTTCGTTGGCCGTTCATATG CATGAACAAATGCTTCAAGCCTGAATTTACAGACCTCGAATGGGAATATAACATGGACTATTTTAACGCGTGGTGCGAGGGTAGAACCGGCTTCCCCATTGTCGACGCTGCCATGCGACAGATGAAAAGCTCCGCCTGGATGCACAACCGGTCTCGCATGATCGTCGCATCCTTTCTATCGAAGGATCTGTTGATAGACTGGCGACGCGGAGAGAGATACTTTATGGAACACCTCATCGACGGCGATTTCGCCTCCAACCACGGCGGCTGGGGGTTCGGCTCCAGCACCGGAGTCGATCCACAACCATACTTTCGCATCTTCAGTCCCTTACGTCAGAGCGAGCGATTCGACCCGGACGGGGATTATATACGGCGCTGGGTACCGGAGCTGCGTGAAATCGAGGGATCGGCTATTCATGATCCGTATGATCGCGGCGCGGGCGACTTGGCCGAGAAGAACGGATATCCGAGACCGATCGTAGATCATGCGACAAGGCGGGCGCTCGCCTTAGATCGGTATAAGAAGGCTGCTGGTGGAAAGTCGAGATAG
- a CDS encoding uncharacterized protein (predicted protein) gives MHGTRRLRRGSRHRQPSPKRQRTETPDASTSASIAQPAAELSEAKPAQPNAPVDSPGESKKQPTPETNQRGGDEKTPNERHHVNHEQHRSIGGRTAVFQNQHQSANIKCPGYPLFWFLPERFAAYAYRSTDILSFTESPPEIPTYKEPRLGTVPVGMVLNIPDHVDESAGIRARVAFDVAVLHVSLEPPFWTIASRTGRLLNSTDYCLNPSFATEKLRLIKVREMIQTHIIELTTYRHRFLLVLRSWRKERRLWEVRLAISQVRRGNNAIFQHPLTHEDLDRLCLWYREQQAADDRGEIDPSSFGRVTGMVNPCAKELQPNSQGGFVNDSIVTRFEKLKEATRGVLARISTLQAQEHEERRRQREQHAKREQGAPDRGHNGICLPGDALLVDFEFDTEDPFPSASVIDPLPTDLEHRAAHYHWHVERHGVWAPKGLFKRATYLNTFQLAGPDDLSFFDKPRAEWPRGHQGLLFEHVDYVDDFQVHPWGIPATRFAQALRQQPRYTAAAIYSKKARMVLKSIEHWYFTNKEVAFGGIQDWPLPCGVRDGLLEVIQELQ, from the coding sequence ATGCACGGAACACGTCGATTGCGACGGGGAAGCCGCCATCGTCAACCTTCGCCTAAGAGACAGAGGACTGAAACGCCTGATGCCTCTACATCCGCCAGTATAGCACAGCCGGCAGCTGAACTGTCTGAGGCGAAGCCTGCCCAGCCCAACGCCCCGGTCGACAGTCCTGGTGAAAGCAAAAAGCAGCCTACCCCTGAGACCAACCAACGTGGTGGTGATGAGAAGACCCCAAACGAAAGACACCATGTGAACCATGAACAGCACCGTAGCATTGGTGGAAGAACTGCCGTCTTTCAAAACCAACACCAGTCGGCCAATATCAAATGCCCTGGGTACCCGCTCTTCTGGTTTCTCCCTGAACGATTTGCAGCCTATGCCTATCGATCTACCGATATTCTGTCCTTCACGGAGTCCCCGCCTGAAATACCTACCTACAAGGAACCTAGGTTGGGTACTGTCCCTGTTGGCATGGTCTTAAACATTCCAGATCATGTGGATGAGAGTGCTGGTATCAGAGCTCGTGTGGCGTTTGATGTTGCAGTCTTGCATGTTTCTCTCGAGCCCCCTTTTTGGACCATCGCTAGCAGGACCGGCAGACTTCTGAATAGCACAGACTACTGCCTTAACCCCAGCTTTGCCACCGAGAAACTCAGACTGATCAAGGTCAGAGAGATGATACAGACTCACATAATCGAGTTGACCACCTATCGCCACCGATTCCTCCTGGTGTTACGCTCTTGGCGCAAGGAACGAAGGCTTTGGGAGGTTCGACTAGCGATCTCTCAGGTCAGACGGGGCAACAACGCGATATTTCAGCATCCCCTGACACACGAAGACCTCGACCGTCTTTGCCTTTGGTATCGTGAGCAACAAGCAGCCGATGACCGTGGAGAGATTGACCCGTCCTCGTTCGGTCGGGTTACTGGCATGGTGAATCCATGTGCCAAGGAGCTCCAACCCAACTCGCAGGGCGGTTTCGTGAACGACTCTATTGTCACTCgcttcgagaagctcaaggaggCTACAAGGGGCGTTCTTGCTAGGATCAGTACATTGCAAGCCCAGGAACACGAGGAGAGACGGCGCCAGCGGGAGCAACACGCCAAGCGGGAGCAAGGAGCACCTGATCGTGGACACAATGGGATATGTCTTCCAGGAGATGCTTTGCTAGTGGATTTCGAATTCGACACTGAGGATCCCttcccttcagcttctgtCATCGACCCCCTGCCCACTGACCTCGAGCATCGCGCGGCACACTATCACTGGCACGTCGAAAGGCATGGTGTCTGGGCCCCGAAAGGCTTGTTCAAGCGTGCAACCTATCTTAACACCTTTCAACTTGCAGGTCCGgatgatctttctttcttcgataaACCACGTGCAGAGTGGCCCCGAGGACACCAAGGTCTGCTCTTTGAACATGTGGACTATGTCGACGACTTTCAGGTGCATCCCTGGGGTATTCCAGCAACACGCTTCGCTCAAGCTCTACGGCAACAGCCTCGGTATACCGCTGCTGCCATATATTCCAAAAAGGCACGTATGGTTCTTAAGAGTATTGAGCATTGGTATTTTACGAATAAAGAGGTCGCCTTTGGTGGTATTCAAGATTGGCCTCTTCCGTGTGGTGTTCGCGACGGTCTTTTGGAGGTCATCCAGGAACTGCAGTGA
- a CDS encoding uncharacterized protein (predicted protein) codes for MKVSLWLTLLGVNLSLALAVGTDFPASCQAFSPDTRAANAHREFTEYVPAGTNLSLPYNDATCARPNQVVTVDLCRVALYVETSNRSSVTTEIWLPRNWTGRFLGTGNGGIDGCIKYEDLAYGAANGFAVVGSNNGHNGTTAASFYQNSDVLADFAWRALHLSTVIGKEITQAFYGEPHRKSYYLGCSLGGRQGINSAVEFPDDFDGIIAGSPAVDFNSLVSWRASFFPITGSANSTDFISVSTWKDLIHAEVLTQCDTLDCVNDGIIEDPSLCNFCPEALKCTDDRINNCLSPAQVEIVRKVFSPMYGEDGQLIFPAMQPGSELEAADQLYTGKPFRYSKEWFQYVVYNPSWDPAEFDIHDAKVADDLNPQNIRTWPNDLSNYEKRGGKIITFHGQQDGKITSFNTERFYNHLATAMNMSSSELDNFFRFFRISGMSHCSSGPGAWAFGQGGSPAPAMTPFNGNENILAALVAWVEHGVAPETITGTKYVDDNPELGISFRRSHCRYPLRNTYIGGNHWECTLP; via the exons ATGAAGGTCTCGCTGTGGCTAACCCTCCTCGGCGTAAATCTATCTCTCGCCTTGGCCGTGGGGACTGACTTCCCAGCCTCATGCCAAGCTTTTTCACCTGATACGAGGGCTGCGAACGCACATCGTGAGTTCACTGAATATGTGCCCGCGGGGACAAATCTCAGTTTGCCGTACAATGATGCAACATGTGCTCGCCCGAATCAGGTTGTCACAGTGGACCTTTGCCGTGTCGCATTATACGTGGAGACGTCCAACAGATCGAGCGTTACCACAGAAATATGGCTCCCAAGAAATTGGACGGGAAGGTTTTTGGGGACCGGAAATGGTGGTATCGATGGTT GTATAAAATATGAGGATCTTGCGTACGGGGCCGCAAATGGATTCGCCGTTGTCGGGTCGAATAACGGACACAATGGCACGACTGCTGCCTCGTTTTACCAGAACTCGGATGTTCTTGCGGATTTTGCTTGGAGAGC ACTTCATCTTAGCACAGTGATAGGCAAAGAAATCACTCAAGCGTTCTATGGAGAACCTCATAGGAAGTCATACTATCTGGGCTGCTCCTTGGGTGGACGGCAAGGCATTAATTCTGCAGTGGAATTCCCAGACGACTTCGACGGCATTATCGCGGGCTCACCGGCAGTGGACTTCAACAGTCTTGTCTCTTGGAGAGCAAGTTTCTTCCCAATTACTGGCTCCGCTAACTCTACTGACTTCATAAGTGTATCCACATGGAAGGATCTGATCCACGCGGAGGTATTGACACAGTGCGATACACTTGACTGTGTCAATGACGGAATCATCGAGGATCCCTCTTTGTGCAATTTCTGTCCAGAAGCATTAAAGTGTACGGACGATAGAATAAATAATTGTCTCAGCCCTGCGCAAGTAGAGATCGTGCGGAAGGTCTTTAGTCCGATGTACGGCGAAGATGGACAACTGATATTCCCAGCAATGCAACCAGGGAGCGAGCTAGAGGCCGCAGACCAGCTTTATACAGGGAAGCCATTCCGTTATTCTAAA GAATGGTTTCAATACGTGGTTTATAACCCGTCTTGGGATCCAGCTGAGTTTGATATCCACGACGCAAAGGTCGCGGATGACTTGAATCCGCAGAATATCAGGACCTGGCCGAACGACCTATCAAACTACGAAAAGCGAGGAGGAAAGATAATCACCTTCCATGGGCAGCAGGACGGTAAGATAACAAGCTTCAACACGGAGCGGTTTTACAATCATCTTGCGACAGCTATGAAcatgtcttcctccgagCTTGATAACTTCTTCCGCTTTTTTCGCATCTCAGGCATGTCCCACTGTAGCTCAGGGCCGGGCGCATGGGCATTTGGACAGGGTGGTAGCCCTGCTCCAGCAATGACGCCATTTAATGGGAATGAAAATATCTTGGCTGCGTTGGTGGCTTGGGTGGAACACGGGGTAGCCCCAGAGACAATCACGGGGACAAAGTACGTGGATGATAATCCAGAGCTTGGGATATCGTTCCGGCGTAGTCATTGCAG GTACCCACTGAGAAATACTTACATTGGAGGCAATCACTGGGAGTGTACTTTGCCATGA